A genomic stretch from Terriglobia bacterium includes:
- the glgC gene encoding glucose-1-phosphate adenylyltransferase: MKDTLGVLLAGGAGERLYPLTRDRAKPAVTFGGIYRIIDITLSNCINSDMRKVYILTQYKALSLNRHIREGWNIVARDLGEFVEILPPMKRVSENWYLGTADAVYQNIYSIGAEQPKHVLILSGDHIYKMDYSRMQRQHLESGADVTLATILIEPEETYRFGVVDIDREGRIVGFHEKPQVTDIRSPYEPRKVSASMGVYLFNTDVLIPVLLKDAEDQSSSHDFGHDILPKMMEDYRVYSFNFIDENKKEALYWRDVGTMEAYYEANMDLVAVSPVFNLYDSSWPIRTHQRQYPPAKFVFSDPGRLGAAFDSIVSSGCIVSGGTVRNCIISPDVRVNSYCEIDSSIIFSHVNIGRHCRIRRAIVDRDVHIPEGTIIGYDTEADRQRYFVTDSGITVVTRDYSLFESPVTVDYFTLE, from the coding sequence ATGAAAGACACCCTTGGAGTCCTGTTGGCAGGAGGGGCAGGTGAGCGCCTCTATCCCCTGACGCGGGACCGCGCCAAGCCGGCGGTGACCTTTGGCGGCATCTATCGCATCATCGACATTACGTTATCGAACTGCATCAATTCCGACATGCGGAAGGTGTACATCCTGACGCAGTACAAGGCGCTGTCGCTGAACCGCCACATCCGCGAGGGCTGGAACATCGTGGCGCGAGATTTGGGCGAATTCGTCGAGATCCTGCCGCCGATGAAACGGGTCAGCGAGAACTGGTATTTGGGCACGGCCGACGCGGTCTATCAGAACATTTATTCCATCGGCGCAGAGCAGCCCAAGCACGTGCTCATCCTGTCGGGCGACCATATTTACAAAATGGACTACTCGCGGATGCAGCGCCAACACCTCGAGTCGGGCGCGGACGTGACGCTGGCGACGATTCTGATCGAGCCGGAGGAGACCTACCGGTTCGGGGTGGTCGACATCGACCGCGAGGGCAGGATTGTCGGGTTCCATGAGAAGCCGCAGGTCACCGACATCCGCTCGCCGTATGAGCCGCGCAAGGTATCGGCTTCGATGGGCGTGTACCTGTTTAACACCGACGTGCTCATCCCGGTGCTGCTCAAGGACGCGGAGGACCAGAGCTCGTCGCATGATTTCGGGCACGACATTCTGCCCAAGATGATGGAAGACTACCGCGTGTACTCGTTCAACTTCATCGATGAGAACAAGAAGGAAGCGCTGTACTGGCGCGACGTGGGAACGATGGAGGCTTACTACGAGGCCAACATGGACCTGGTGGCGGTGTCGCCGGTGTTCAACCTCTACGATTCGAGCTGGCCGATCCGCACCCACCAGCGGCAGTATCCGCCCGCCAAGTTCGTCTTCTCCGATCCCGGGCGCCTGGGCGCGGCGTTTGATTCGATCGTGTCGTCGGGGTGCATCGTTTCCGGCGGCACGGTGCGCAACTGCATCATCTCGCCGGATGTGCGCGTGAACTCGTATTGCGAGATTGACAGCAGCATCATCTTCAGCCACGTCAACATCGGCCGCCATTGCCGCATCCGGCGGGCGATTGTGGATCGCGACGTGCATATTCCCGAGGGCACCATCATCGGCTACGACACCGAAGCCGACCGCCAACGGTATTTCGTTACCGACAGCGGGATCACCGTGGTGACCCGCGACTACTCGCTCTTCGAAAGCCCGGTCACGGTGGATTATTTCACCTTGGAATAG
- a CDS encoding B-box zinc finger protein gives MNCTVHPDVAATSYCRTCGKPMCDKCSHSVRGVVYCEDCIATRLHDTMPAAATIVPGAPGTPVAPMVVTSGPSPGLAGVLAGFFPFGVGAVYNGQYAKGLAHMLIFVALVFGASQTGDTYGPIFGLGIAFFYIYQIIDSVRSAHAIRAGQPAPDPFGLAKAFGSGERVDFNRVPVGALVLIGLGILFLLNTLGLFHTYWIHRLWPLILIAIGVWLFVKRFSPPGGATREM, from the coding sequence ATGAATTGCACCGTCCATCCCGACGTCGCCGCCACATCGTATTGCCGCACCTGCGGCAAGCCGATGTGCGACAAGTGCTCGCACTCGGTGCGCGGCGTCGTCTACTGTGAAGACTGCATCGCGACCCGGCTGCACGACACCATGCCGGCGGCTGCGACCATCGTGCCGGGCGCTCCGGGCACTCCGGTGGCTCCGATGGTCGTAACCAGCGGCCCCAGCCCGGGGCTGGCCGGCGTGCTCGCTGGATTCTTTCCCTTCGGCGTGGGCGCGGTCTATAACGGCCAGTACGCCAAGGGCCTGGCGCACATGCTGATCTTTGTCGCGCTGGTGTTCGGCGCTTCGCAGACGGGTGACACCTACGGGCCGATCTTTGGACTCGGTATCGCGTTTTTCTATATCTACCAGATCATCGATTCCGTCCGTTCCGCGCACGCTATTCGCGCCGGGCAGCCCGCGCCCGATCCTTTCGGGTTAGCGAAAGCGTTCGGCAGCGGCGAGCGCGTCGACTTCAACCGCGTACCGGTCGGAGCGCTGGTGCTCATCGGCCTGGGCATTCTGTTCCTGCTGAACACCCTGGGACTGTTCCATACCTACTGGATCCACCGGCTGTGGCCACTGATCCTGATCGCCATCGGAGTGTGGCTGTTCGTGAAGCGCTTCTCACCCCCGGGCGGCGCAACGAGGGAGATGTAG
- a CDS encoding zf-HC2 domain-containing protein gives MSEESKSGMQCLEFDALLSEAIDGTLSGAELEQFETHRKSCASCGPMFAEAQHGMHLLRGLAEVEPPANFVHNILTATIGRTETAVQTERPRESWWQKLRSGLRPVLGPVLQPKFAMSFAMAFFSISLVLSLAGVKLGNVRHLDLSPNAIMRGAYEAQARVVKYYENIRFVYEIESRVQELKRATTPEESNPPAEREKDRKDRSDKPDRKYQNYSREQEAVTMARLFDSPPLADQVFARRNS, from the coding sequence ATGTCCGAGGAGAGCAAATCCGGAATGCAGTGCCTGGAGTTCGACGCCCTGCTCAGCGAGGCGATTGACGGCACGTTGAGCGGCGCCGAGCTGGAGCAGTTCGAAACACATCGCAAGTCGTGTGCGAGCTGCGGGCCGATGTTCGCCGAAGCCCAGCACGGCATGCATTTGCTGCGCGGGCTGGCGGAGGTGGAGCCTCCGGCAAACTTCGTGCACAACATCCTGACGGCGACCATCGGGCGCACGGAAACCGCGGTCCAGACGGAGCGTCCGCGGGAAAGCTGGTGGCAGAAGCTCCGCAGTGGCCTTCGGCCGGTGCTCGGCCCGGTGTTGCAGCCCAAGTTCGCCATGTCGTTCGCCATGGCGTTCTTCTCGATTTCGCTGGTGCTCAGCCTGGCGGGAGTGAAGCTGGGCAATGTGCGCCATCTTGATCTGAGCCCCAACGCCATCATGCGTGGCGCCTACGAGGCACAGGCCCGGGTGGTGAAGTACTACGAGAACATCCGGTTTGTTTACGAGATCGAATCGCGCGTGCAGGAGTTGAAGCGCGCGACCACGCCGGAGGAGAGCAATCCGCCGGCGGAGAGAGAGAAAGACCGCAAAGACCGCAGCGACAAACCTGATCGCAAGTATCAGAACTACAGCCGGGAGCAGGAGGCCGTCACCATGGCGCGCTTATTCGATTCCCCTCCGCTGGCTGACCAGGTTTTCGCCAGGAGAAACTCATGA
- the mutL gene encoding DNA mismatch repair endonuclease MutL, with protein sequence MGRIHVLPEHVANKIAAGEVVERPASVVKELLENALDAGAQRIRVQVEGGGKKLIQVTDDGCGMVRDDALLAFERHATSKIRTADDLLTVATLGFRGEALPSIASVSRLRLETCAAESRADPHLPKPGRYGTPTAPTAPTARSMAPTGTVIEIAGGKILKVEEAGLPAGTSITVRDLFFNVPARRKFLRAESTELAQIASLVTHYALAHPDKHFELHSSVNAMLIAAPVASHQERIYQVFGRETLDQLLPLAAMLPLARVGLPQPPPWARKEEDDAGEGARATPGELRLHGFASKPEIQKLNRNSMFVFVNGRLIRDKVVQHALTESYRNILPPTVYPVVLLFLEMPSGELDVNVHPSKVEVRFRQQSVVHDFVRDSVRAALMKARPVPQFTREITAQPTASPGLTPAATASARPYPDDLAITQADADFALSAPALPPVSQRLEFRGSLDVEANAAVPVARFGSRAVVPDGGCSREISEPPPSDAPPFESLKPLGQVRESFILAVNEEGLWIVDQHVAHERVLFEKVLRQRAAERVESQRLLMPLIIELSPQQQAIFAEICDELRHNGFDAEPFGSRTIAVKTAPAGVDASDVERMLHELLTQFEREEQALNLEIARTRIAASIACHAAIKVNTPLTTEKMEWLLRELAKTECPMSCPHGRPVVLRYSVKDIQKAFKRI encoded by the coding sequence ATGGGCCGCATTCACGTTCTCCCGGAACACGTTGCCAACAAGATCGCCGCCGGCGAGGTAGTGGAGCGTCCGGCGTCGGTGGTGAAGGAGTTGCTGGAAAACGCGCTGGACGCGGGCGCGCAGCGCATTCGGGTGCAAGTGGAGGGTGGCGGCAAGAAGCTGATCCAGGTTACCGACGACGGCTGCGGGATGGTGCGCGACGATGCCCTGCTGGCATTTGAGCGGCACGCCACATCGAAGATCCGGACTGCCGATGACCTGCTGACGGTGGCGACGCTGGGGTTCAGGGGCGAGGCACTGCCGTCGATCGCGTCGGTTTCAAGATTACGGCTGGAAACCTGTGCGGCGGAGAGTCGCGCAGACCCACATCTGCCAAAACCGGGCAGATATGGGACACCGACAGCACCCACAGCACCAACGGCACGATCGATGGCACCAACGGGCACGGTGATCGAGATCGCCGGGGGAAAAATCCTGAAGGTGGAGGAAGCTGGACTGCCGGCGGGGACGTCGATTACGGTGCGCGATCTGTTCTTCAACGTGCCGGCGCGGCGGAAGTTCCTGCGCGCGGAATCCACCGAACTGGCGCAGATCGCGTCGCTGGTAACGCACTACGCGCTGGCGCATCCGGACAAGCATTTCGAGCTGCACTCGTCGGTGAACGCGATGCTGATCGCGGCGCCGGTGGCGTCGCACCAGGAACGGATTTACCAGGTGTTCGGGCGCGAGACGCTCGACCAACTGCTGCCGCTGGCGGCGATGCTGCCGCTGGCGCGGGTGGGACTTCCGCAGCCACCGCCGTGGGCGCGCAAGGAAGAAGATGACGCGGGCGAGGGCGCCCGCGCCACGCCGGGTGAGCTGCGGCTGCACGGGTTTGCGTCCAAGCCGGAAATCCAGAAGCTGAACCGGAACTCGATGTTCGTGTTCGTCAACGGACGCCTGATCCGCGACAAGGTGGTGCAGCACGCGCTGACGGAGTCGTATCGCAATATTTTGCCGCCGACGGTGTACCCGGTGGTGCTGTTGTTTCTGGAGATGCCGAGCGGCGAGTTGGACGTGAACGTGCACCCGTCGAAGGTGGAGGTGCGGTTCCGGCAGCAGTCGGTAGTGCACGACTTTGTGCGCGACTCGGTGCGGGCGGCGCTGATGAAGGCGCGCCCGGTGCCGCAATTCACGCGGGAAATTACGGCGCAGCCGACGGCGTCGCCGGGGTTGACACCGGCGGCTACGGCATCCGCACGTCCCTACCCCGACGATCTCGCGATCACGCAGGCGGACGCGGATTTTGCGCTGAGCGCCCCGGCGCTGCCGCCGGTTTCGCAGCGCCTGGAGTTTCGGGGTTCGCTCGATGTCGAGGCGAATGCGGCCGTGCCGGTGGCGCGTTTCGGATCGCGGGCCGTGGTGCCGGATGGGGGATGTTCGCGCGAGATTTCCGAGCCGCCGCCAAGCGATGCGCCGCCCTTCGAATCGCTGAAGCCGCTGGGCCAGGTGCGCGAGTCGTTCATTCTGGCGGTGAACGAAGAGGGGCTGTGGATTGTGGATCAGCACGTGGCGCACGAGCGCGTGCTGTTCGAGAAAGTGCTGCGGCAGCGCGCGGCGGAGCGGGTGGAGTCGCAGCGATTGTTGATGCCTCTGATCATTGAGTTGTCGCCGCAGCAGCAGGCGATCTTCGCGGAAATCTGCGATGAGCTGCGGCACAACGGCTTCGACGCGGAGCCTTTCGGCTCGCGCACCATTGCGGTGAAGACCGCGCCCGCCGGGGTGGACGCCAGCGACGTGGAGCGCATGCTGCACGAGTTGCTGACGCAGTTCGAGCGTGAGGAGCAGGCGCTGAACCTGGAGATCGCGCGCACCCGAATCGCTGCGTCTATCGCGTGCCACGCCGCCATCAAGGTCAATACCCCGCTGACGACGGAGAAGATGGAGTGGCTGCTGCGCGAACTGGCCAAAACCGAATGTCCGATGTCGTGCCCTCACGGAAGGCCGGTGGTGTTGCGGTATTCTGTGAAGGACATTCAGAAAGCGTTCAAGAGGATCTGA
- a CDS encoding energy transducer TonB, which yields MTSIRGISAVLVFLALTALAAAQSEPVNPSPLFVSVGALEPIKTPSPPYPSEARDAGVQGQVVVQFIVSTSGEVERVDVISGDPMLTGAVVTTVKKWKYKPYVLNGTVIPVRAQKAFNFGFPGTTKDMQEEKPVTPATSPAGEASRVPIEAGVAQGRLIHQVSPVYPPKARSKGIQGTVVLRAVIGKDGAVHELEPISGPPELIPAAVSAVQQWRYKPFLLKGEAVNVQTQITVHFTLR from the coding sequence GTGACAAGCATAAGAGGCATTTCGGCGGTATTGGTGTTCCTTGCGCTCACCGCATTGGCTGCTGCCCAAAGCGAACCGGTGAACCCTTCGCCGTTGTTCGTCAGCGTAGGAGCCCTGGAGCCGATCAAGACGCCTAGTCCGCCTTATCCCTCAGAAGCAAGAGATGCAGGAGTGCAGGGCCAAGTAGTGGTGCAATTCATTGTTTCCACCTCGGGCGAGGTAGAGAGGGTGGACGTCATTTCCGGCGATCCAATGCTGACAGGCGCCGTGGTCACCACGGTGAAGAAATGGAAGTACAAGCCATACGTTTTGAACGGAACGGTAATACCGGTGCGCGCGCAAAAAGCTTTCAATTTCGGGTTCCCGGGAACCACAAAGGACATGCAGGAGGAAAAACCGGTAACTCCGGCGACTTCACCTGCCGGAGAAGCTTCACGTGTTCCGATCGAAGCGGGAGTTGCCCAGGGAAGGCTGATCCACCAGGTCAGCCCGGTGTACCCGCCAAAGGCAAGAAGTAAGGGAATTCAGGGAACGGTAGTGTTGCGCGCTGTCATCGGAAAAGACGGGGCGGTGCACGAGCTTGAGCCAATCAGTGGCCCCCCGGAACTTATCCCGGCTGCGGTGAGCGCGGTACAGCAATGGCGCTACAAGCCTTTTCTTCTTAAAGGTGAAGCGGTAAACGTGCAGACGCAGATTACCGTCCATTTCACGCTGCGGTAG
- a CDS encoding DUF5668 domain-containing protein — MRCRSRGLMGPVVLVTLGVLFMLNEFDVASFHRTWPVLLIVIGLVKVLAGNLDTAGHVEYSAPPPPGTPPAPPQNPETRQVDHV, encoded by the coding sequence ATGCGTTGCCGGAGCCGCGGCCTGATGGGGCCGGTGGTGCTGGTCACCCTGGGCGTGCTGTTTATGTTGAACGAATTTGATGTCGCCTCTTTCCACCGCACCTGGCCTGTCCTCCTCATCGTGATCGGCCTGGTCAAAGTGCTGGCCGGAAACCTGGACACTGCGGGACACGTTGAATACAGCGCGCCGCCTCCTCCCGGAACTCCGCCGGCGCCTCCACAGAATCCTGAAACGCGGCAGGTGGACCATGTCTAG
- a CDS encoding methylmalonyl-CoA mutase family protein: protein MADKDVLPEIKKTGPPKTSDQQTSSHISVHPLYTPADLSGLDYDRDVGYPGQYPYTRGVQTTMYRGRLWTMRQYAGMGDAEESNKRYKYLLDAGTTGLSVAFDLPTQIGMDSDSPMAMGEVGKVGVAIDSIEDMQRLFDGIPLEKITTSMTINATAAILLALYIAVAKRQGSDPRKLGGTVQNDILKEYIARGTYIYPLKQAMRIVTDIFAYANQHVPEWNTISISGYHMREAGSTAVQEVAFTLANGMAYVQAAIDAGLDVDKFAPRLSFFFNSMSNFLEEVAKFRAARRMWARIMREQFGARNPRSWMLRFHTQTAGSSLTAQQPENNIVRTALQALAAVLGGTQSLHTNSYDEALSLPTEQAVRVALRTQQIIAYESGVPQTIDPLAGSYYVESLTNEIEKQALSYLDKIDAMGGTLKAIERGFVQQEIQNAAYEYQQAVDRLEQVVVGVNRFEQEQEKPIDIFHANEDLERQQVERLRELRARRDKGPWETSLRAVEDAAHSGTNLMPAIITAVESYATVGEISDTLRRVFGEYKEAVVI from the coding sequence ATGGCCGACAAAGATGTTCTCCCCGAGATAAAGAAAACCGGCCCGCCGAAAACCTCCGACCAGCAAACCTCTTCCCACATCTCCGTTCACCCGCTCTACACGCCCGCCGATCTATCCGGCCTGGACTACGACCGCGACGTCGGCTATCCCGGCCAGTATCCCTACACCCGCGGGGTGCAGACCACCATGTACCGCGGCCGACTGTGGACCATGCGCCAGTACGCCGGCATGGGAGACGCCGAGGAGTCCAACAAACGTTACAAGTACCTGCTCGACGCCGGCACCACCGGGCTGAGCGTCGCCTTCGACCTGCCCACCCAGATCGGCATGGACTCCGACAGCCCCATGGCGATGGGAGAAGTCGGCAAGGTCGGCGTCGCGATTGATTCCATCGAGGACATGCAGCGCCTCTTCGACGGCATCCCGCTGGAAAAAATCACTACCTCGATGACCATCAACGCGACGGCGGCGATCCTGCTGGCGCTGTACATCGCGGTGGCCAAGCGCCAGGGCAGCGATCCCCGCAAGCTCGGCGGCACGGTGCAGAACGACATTCTCAAGGAGTACATCGCGCGCGGGACCTACATTTATCCGCTGAAACAGGCGATGCGCATCGTCACCGACATCTTCGCCTACGCCAACCAGCACGTGCCCGAGTGGAACACCATTTCCATCAGCGGCTATCACATGCGCGAGGCCGGATCCACCGCGGTGCAGGAGGTCGCATTCACGCTCGCGAACGGCATGGCCTACGTGCAGGCCGCGATTGACGCCGGACTCGACGTGGACAAATTCGCCCCGCGCCTCTCGTTCTTCTTCAACTCGATGAGCAATTTCCTGGAAGAGGTGGCGAAGTTTCGCGCCGCGCGCCGCATGTGGGCTCGCATTATGCGCGAGCAGTTCGGCGCCAGGAATCCGCGCTCCTGGATGCTGCGCTTCCACACCCAGACCGCCGGCTCCAGCCTGACTGCACAGCAGCCGGAAAACAACATCGTGCGCACCGCGTTGCAGGCGCTGGCGGCGGTGTTGGGCGGCACGCAGTCGCTGCATACCAATTCCTACGACGAAGCGCTGTCGCTGCCGACCGAGCAGGCCGTGCGGGTGGCACTGCGCACGCAGCAGATCATCGCCTACGAAAGCGGCGTGCCGCAGACCATTGACCCGCTCGCCGGGTCGTATTACGTCGAATCGCTGACCAACGAGATCGAGAAGCAGGCTCTCAGCTACCTCGACAAGATTGATGCCATGGGTGGCACGCTGAAGGCGATCGAGCGCGGCTTCGTGCAGCAGGAAATCCAGAACGCCGCTTACGAGTATCAGCAGGCAGTGGACCGACTGGAGCAAGTCGTGGTCGGGGTCAACCGCTTCGAGCAAGAGCAGGAAAAACCGATCGACATTTTCCACGCCAACGAAGACCTGGAGCGGCAGCAGGTGGAGCGCCTGCGCGAACTGCGCGCCCGCCGCGATAAAGGCCCGTGGGAGACTTCCCTAAGAGCCGTGGAGGACGCCGCCCACTCCGGCACCAACCTGATGCCCGCCATCATTACCGCCGTGGAGAGCTACGCGACCGTGGGCGAAATCAGCGACACGCTGCGGCGGGTGTTTGGGGAGTACAAGGAAGCGGTGGTGATTTAG
- a CDS encoding GNAT family N-acetyltransferase, whose amino-acid sequence MATVIRRLQERDSVEGFDCGDEPLNNYLKKHAWNNQQKSSIGVTYVAIEEIAPAAVIGYFTLAMSSVPRNAMPRKYVRGLPAYDLPMILLARLAVDRHFARRGLGHALLSEALKLSLRISEQVGCRCILVDAYPTAVAWYQRYGFIPIEGSKGGSARMYLDMRTVKAASESLGTE is encoded by the coding sequence TTGGCAACTGTCATCCGGCGATTGCAGGAGAGAGATTCGGTCGAAGGTTTCGACTGCGGCGACGAACCCCTCAATAACTATTTAAAGAAACACGCCTGGAACAATCAGCAGAAGAGCTCGATCGGCGTTACCTATGTCGCCATTGAGGAGATCGCACCGGCGGCAGTCATCGGTTACTTCACGCTGGCTATGTCGAGCGTTCCACGGAACGCCATGCCGAGAAAATATGTCCGCGGACTCCCCGCCTATGACCTCCCGATGATTCTGCTGGCCCGCTTGGCCGTGGACCGCCATTTTGCCAGGCGAGGCTTGGGACATGCTCTCTTGTCAGAGGCTCTAAAGCTGAGCTTGCGCATCTCCGAGCAAGTTGGGTGCCGCTGCATTCTTGTGGACGCGTACCCCACCGCCGTGGCGTGGTATCAACGCTACGGCTTCATCCCCATCGAGGGCAGCAAGGGCGGGTCGGCACGAATGTACCTGGACATGAGGACTGTCAAGGCCGCGTCTGAATCGCTCGGCACAGAATGA
- a CDS encoding sigma-70 family RNA polymerase sigma factor: MDDNQVVASLVRRCAAGDAVAWEEIVQRFNRRIYNICYRFTGSQHDAEDLAQEVFIKIYRTLKSYDTDKGAFMTWVATLTRNLLVDHFRKSKQDRVTDSMDEPITAEQDSISVAERLEDVGPSPDARLQTRETQEMVHKALQKLSPELREAVILRDLQDLDYREIALALKVPEGTVKSRINRGRTELARLLSRTYRQVT; this comes from the coding sequence TTGGACGACAATCAAGTCGTGGCCTCTCTGGTCCGTCGCTGCGCCGCTGGCGACGCGGTCGCGTGGGAGGAGATTGTCCAGCGCTTCAACCGCCGTATCTACAACATTTGTTATAGGTTTACGGGCTCGCAGCACGACGCCGAGGACCTCGCCCAGGAGGTCTTCATCAAGATTTACCGCACCCTGAAAAGCTACGACACGGACAAAGGAGCGTTCATGACCTGGGTGGCGACCCTGACCCGCAACCTCCTGGTGGACCATTTCCGCAAGAGCAAGCAGGACCGGGTGACCGATTCCATGGACGAGCCGATCACGGCGGAACAGGACTCGATAAGCGTGGCCGAGCGGCTGGAAGACGTCGGGCCATCCCCCGACGCTCGGCTGCAGACCCGCGAGACCCAGGAAATGGTGCACAAAGCCCTGCAGAAGCTGTCCCCGGAGCTGCGCGAGGCGGTCATCCTGCGCGACCTGCAGGACCTGGACTACCGCGAAATCGCCCTCGCCCTGAAGGTTCCCGAGGGAACGGTCAAATCCCGCATTAATCGGGGCCGGACGGAACTTGCACGGCTGCTATCACGTACTTATAGGCAGGTGACCTGA
- a CDS encoding RES family NAD+ phosphorylase produces MESKNPSLPDLGNLYVNFTKDVSLLHEQVCSDCFADHGLRVTATIYGEIAESQCPRCGSTTGRRLNSSVLGYVVQKFFVDGTRPGRHMPAVLIPGTSWPDDDIIFTPQLRRDYELLKQLTGFQLMRSAPDLIPMGITPLRLTLETCLGIHDWGDMAEPKSAAEAFAEVLDFPVEYTLAPTQLVFRVRLSPRTPSEPGEYDSPPVTSARANRLNRDGFRVFYGALDFETCVFEVKPSLEQIVHEDIYVATLRARRPLKLFDLLNFPFDLDGLNGPGSMYHFLRSLFFPADHDYRITQELGERIAARGYEGILYPSGFSYVRSASAYPNVALFGSPLASGAVILVSINRLCFRDIAYSCNLGPVVVE; encoded by the coding sequence ATGGAAAGCAAGAACCCATCGCTCCCAGACCTGGGTAACCTCTACGTCAACTTTACAAAGGACGTCTCCCTGCTACATGAGCAAGTCTGTTCCGATTGCTTCGCTGACCACGGCTTGCGAGTAACTGCGACGATTTACGGTGAAATTGCCGAGTCGCAGTGCCCGCGTTGTGGGTCCACCACTGGACGCCGATTGAATTCCTCCGTGTTGGGCTATGTAGTTCAGAAGTTCTTCGTGGATGGCACAAGACCTGGCAGGCACATGCCAGCCGTACTGATCCCAGGTACCTCGTGGCCCGATGACGACATCATCTTTACACCACAACTCCGACGCGATTACGAGTTGTTGAAGCAGCTCACGGGTTTTCAGCTAATGCGCAGCGCACCTGATCTTATTCCGATGGGGATCACTCCCCTTCGTCTCACGCTCGAAACTTGCCTTGGAATTCATGATTGGGGCGACATGGCAGAACCGAAAAGTGCAGCAGAGGCTTTCGCTGAAGTGCTCGATTTCCCGGTAGAGTACACGCTTGCACCAACACAGCTAGTTTTCCGCGTTAGGCTCTCACCCCGGACGCCGTCCGAACCTGGGGAGTACGATTCGCCGCCTGTAACCTCTGCGAGAGCGAACCGATTGAACCGCGACGGCTTTCGTGTGTTCTATGGCGCGCTGGATTTCGAGACGTGCGTTTTCGAAGTCAAACCCTCGCTTGAGCAGATTGTGCACGAGGACATCTATGTTGCAACCCTGAGGGCGCGGCGACCATTAAAACTGTTTGATCTGTTGAATTTCCCGTTCGACCTCGATGGACTCAACGGCCCAGGAAGCATGTACCATTTCTTGCGCAGCCTATTTTTTCCTGCCGATCATGATTACCGGATCACTCAGGAACTGGGCGAACGGATTGCAGCGAGGGGTTACGAGGGAATTCTGTACCCTAGCGGTTTTTCTTACGTGCGAAGTGCGAGTGCGTACCCGAACGTGGCATTATTCGGATCACCACTCGCAAGTGGAGCCGTGATTTTAGTCTCGATAAACCGTTTATGTTTTAGGGATATCGCCTACTCGTGCAATCTCGGTCCAGTAGTCGTCGAGTGA
- a CDS encoding transposase, with the protein MPRSGQGGGVVRKSRFSEEQIIAVLKESEAGVEPGELCRRHGITRGSLYRWKAKYGGMEVSEARRLRAL; encoded by the coding sequence ATGCCCCGCTCGGGGCAAGGAGGAGGAGTCGTGCGCAAGAGTCGATTCAGCGAAGAACAGATCATCGCGGTGCTGAAGGAGTCCGAAGCGGGGGTAGAGCCCGGCGAACTGTGCCGGCGGCACGGGATCACGCGTGGCAGCCTGTACCGCTGGAAGGCGAAGTACGGCGGCATGGAGGTGAGCGAGGCGCGGAGGCTGCGTGCACTGGA
- the cmk gene encoding (d)CMP kinase translates to MASKKGKLTIAIDGPAGAGKSTIAARLARKLGYVNLESGAMYRALGLKAIQNDVSFDDDSALLELARNSRISLKPRLDGNRVLLDGADVSARIRERDVTEAASRVSVHPAVRAWMVDRQREMGKRGGVIMEGRDIGTVVFPKAEVKIFLEATPDVRVERRLKQRGADAGKAKTVAAELQQRDQRDRTRAASPLVPAPDAVILDSTHLTIDQVVKRAVELVRKAIRE, encoded by the coding sequence ATGGCGAGCAAGAAAGGCAAGCTAACGATCGCGATTGATGGGCCGGCGGGAGCCGGCAAGAGCACGATTGCGGCGCGACTGGCGCGCAAACTCGGGTACGTGAACCTGGAGAGTGGGGCGATGTACCGCGCACTGGGGCTCAAGGCGATCCAAAACGATGTGTCGTTCGACGACGATAGCGCGCTGTTGGAACTGGCCCGGAATTCGCGCATCAGTTTGAAGCCGCGGCTGGACGGAAACCGCGTGCTGCTCGATGGCGCCGACGTCAGCGCGCGGATTCGGGAGCGCGATGTGACCGAGGCGGCGTCGCGGGTATCGGTGCATCCGGCGGTGAGGGCATGGATGGTGGATCGGCAGCGCGAGATGGGCAAGCGGGGTGGTGTCATCATGGAAGGGCGCGACATCGGAACCGTAGTGTTCCCCAAGGCCGAGGTGAAGATATTCCTGGAGGCCACGCCCGACGTGCGCGTGGAACGGCGCTTGAAGCAGCGCGGAGCGGATGCGGGCAAGGCAAAGACGGTGGCGGCGGAGCTGCAACAACGCGACCAGCGCGACCGGACGCGCGCGGCGTCGCCGCTGGTACCCGCGCCGGACGCGGTGATTTTGGATTCGACACACCTCACCATCGATCAGGTGGTAAAGCGGGCGGTGGAGTTGGTAAGGAAGGCGATCAGGGAGTAA